Proteins co-encoded in one Ziziphus jujuba cultivar Dongzao chromosome 9, ASM3175591v1 genomic window:
- the LOC107427299 gene encoding endochitinase codes for MKFWGLTIISLLFSIQGSLAEQCGSRVGGATCPGGLCCSKYGWCGTTPEYCTNGCQSQCFAGGGSGGGSGGGGGRGRGRGGGGNIPISRSTFDEILKHRNDCPSRGFYSYDAFIAAAKAFPGFGTTGDEATRKREVAAFLGQTSHETSGGWDSAPDGRYAWGYCYISEANDGNDYCSTESNYPCAFGRKYFGRGPIQVSWNYNYGECGRAIGADLLNNPDLVATDAVISFKTAIWFWMTPQSPKPSSHDVITERWTPSGADSDAGRVLGYGLITNIINGGLECGKGRNDEVEDRIGFYKRYCDQLGVGYGDNLDCYNQRPFG; via the exons ATGAAGTTCTGGGGCTTGACAATTATTTCCCTGTTGTTTTCCATCCAAGGAAGCCTAGCAGAGCAATGTGGAAGTCGCGTTGGAGGTGCTACCTGCCCTGGAGGGCTTTGCTGCAGCAAGTATGGGTGGTGTGGCACTACACCTGAATATTGCACCAATGGTtgccaaagccaatgctttgcCGGCGGTGGCAGTGGCGGTGGCAGTGGCGGTGGTGGTGGCCGTGGCCGTGGCCGTGGCGGTGGGGGTAATATCCCGATCTCAAGGTCCACTTTTGATGAGATTCTTAAGCATCGGAATGACTGCCCCAGCAGGGGCTTTTATAGCTACGATGCTTTCATTGCTGCTGCCAAAGCCTTCCCTGGCTTTGGTACCACCGGTGATGAAGCCACCAGGAAAAGAGAGGTCGCTGCTTTCTTAGGCCAAACTTCCCATGAAACTAGTG GAGGATGGGATTCTGCACCTGATGGCAGATACGCTTGGGGATACTGCTATATTAGCGAGGCAAATGATGGAAATGATTACTGTTCTACTGAGTCCAACTATCCATGTGCTTTCGGACGCAAATATTTTGGCCGTGGTCCTATTCAAGTTTCATG gaactaCAACTATGGTGAGTGTGGAAGAGCCATTGGAGCAGATTTATTGAACAACCCAGACCTTGTTGCTACCGACGCTGTCATTTCATTCAAGACGGCAATCTGGTTCTGGATGACTCCACAATCGCCAAAACCCTCCTCCCACGATGTTATAACCGAGAGATGGACTCCCTCGGGAGCTGACTCTGATGCGGGTCGAGTTCTGGGTTATGGTTTGATCACAAACATCATCAATGGTGGGCTTGAATGTGGAAAAGGTAGGAACGATGAGGTGGAGGATCGCATTGGATTCTATAAGAGATACTGCGATCAACTTGGTGTTGGATATGGAGATAACCTCGACTGCTACAACCAGAGGCCTTTTGGGTGA